Within Porites lutea chromosome 2, jaPorLute2.1, whole genome shotgun sequence, the genomic segment ACTGACAGAGGCCCCTACAATATTGGAGTCTGGAAAATTAAGAAAGGCTTTTTGAGTGCTAAGGGTTCCCCTAAATGAAGgttaaacccagaaaaagtgtccctttcccctgaatagaggtgtacGTCCCTTCAATAGAGGATATTAAATGGCCGcacggagatacgaaatttctctgctggtgttgaaaaaatatttcactcgttcgctgcgctttcaacacgagaagagaaatttctcATCTCAAAGCGACCATGTAattgttctatttttttatataaacactaatgaaataccaaccattttacttaaatagttttttggtctgaaaggtgCGGTTTTTTATGAAGCCATATaacaacggtgatattttcacatgtcaGTGACCGGaagatatagaggatattacacggtggggagaagatatgaattttatgttcgagtggcaagaacaatatctcacgagtgagcgaagcgaacgagtgagatattgttcttgccacgagaacataaaattcatatcttcgagccaacgtgtaatgttctttttattatatggagaaaccaattcaacaaaagcaaaaggcgggaatcgtgacgtcattgaacgatacgacactcacaaaggtgacatacggaaaatacgccactcgggtcccggatgaagtggcgtatggaatctacgagtggtttagttcccagtaaaacactctcctccatataataaaacatgttattttcacatgtgaagatgttTTCCAAGTTTTCGCACGAAAGCTCATGatcacttggtatttcattggtgtcgataaaataaatagaggtaacaaatacaaagattatgtgaacattttacAGGGACCCAATTTtttgtcccctgaatagaggtgtcccttgaatagaagTTGTCGCCTGAATGGAGGTGCCAAAAAAGGAGagggtttcactgtagtttGAAATTCCTACATACCGCTGCTGCACTCAGCTTATCTACTGAATGTCCAATATAGCGACCAATGTCGTTCAATTCCCTGGCATCATCAGCTATCAGAGATGAACTGATCAAAAGAAGCACTGCCACAACAGCAGAGAAGATAATAACCTGCAATGCAATTTCAAGAATGTTACAGCGTTTAACGAGCTGTATTTTGGTTTCTACATGAACTGCAGTAATTGTAGGTAACCATAAATGGCAAAATGTGTACCAAAAACATCAAGGAACAGTACGCTGCCTTTTATTCCTAGCGAAAAAATATGCTTTCCTGAGTTTCGGCATGCGCATACAGCAGTGGCATGCTACTTCTCTTTACCAGCCTGTTGCAGGCGTTCGGATTGTGGGAACGGCGCAAAAAGATTTGAACAGGAAAAACAGAGAGCTCGAGGGGGGGGCgtctttccttcctttttatTTCCCTCGCTCTCTGAccactccactatctgaacgcctgcaCTTTTTACGAGCATTTCCTCCAGTAAATGGCCTTAACAATTGTAATTTCGAGCAATATAACGTGTTGCGTATTTCGAATATGTAATGAGAAAACTGAGTCTTTAAAGCTTTTGGCGCCAATGGAGGATCTTgtgacaaatttaaaaattgcagAGGATGACTCAAAATTTCGCTACAGAAACATACTGTTTGTATAATGTAACCGTCCCAAGTGCCGTGGGCAGGTGGTGTTTGCTATTGATGGGAAAGTTGACTTAGATGACAACACCAAACAAAGGGCTAAGAGATGGCTTATCACCGTATTCAACGATGTAATTATTTTCATAATATGAGACTTACCGGCAAGTTCCAGTCAATATTGACATTGATCACCGAAATCACGTTGAAGGCAAATAGAACAAATATGGCGATAACCAACAGCCAGGAGGTGACGgtgacaaagagaaaaaagtccATCCGACCCCAGGAAGATGAACCTTTAAAGTCGGCAGCCAAGGCAAACGCTATCATCAACAAGAACTAAAAGGATAAgaacaaaaaattaactacGTCGAGAGATAGTTCAAGAAATACGAATGTGGTGAGGGTGCTGGTAACGACTTATCTAAAACGATAGCAGATTTTACATTTGTGTCTTTAGATCGAGTGAAAGAGAGGCAGGAGTTGTGTTTGTttgaaaaaggtaaaataaaagaaaaagaaatccaaCAAACTTGCGATTGTTGGGAGACCAAATTCTGTTTTCCTGCAACGTTTTTATAGCTCAAACGGTTTAAACGGTCAAGGGCTAGATAGGTTGCCTTGAAAGGGAGCACTTTTTGCTTGCAGCTCACATGGCGAAatcatttctatttttcctcttcttttctttcctttcagtctctctttctcttcttttttttttctttttgcttgtttatttgctttttttgtttgacaACGTTAGTGAGGTGTATTTGATCTTATTTTAACACTGTTCCACTAGACAGATAGTTAAACTAATTTGTACTCAGTTAAACTCACGCTTAGCTGAGTTAACTCGCAAATAAGCGCTGTTACGGGGAATTTCTCTTGGTATAGGGGAACTTACAAATTCAACAATTTTGATTATTCCAGGGATTGAAGTTACGTACTCCATGGTAAAACCAATCtgtccaccaccaccactacttTGCTTCTCTGGAGCCTTTTCCGGGTTAGTGCCTTGATTCTCTGGATCCGCCATCTTTTTGAATAAAGGCTAtctaacattaaaaaaatgttaaatgatGTGTTAAATAAGGCAAGTTACCAGTAAAACTAAGGGGGAGTTCATCGCTAAGCCGCTGTAGCAGCGTCAAAAGGAGAGTGAACGGGGTTTCAGGGACGGCAAGTGTTAAAAGTGTATGCGGTATTTTCATGCTTTTTGACTTTACTCTTGACTATCCTTCTCTATTTTTGAAACGAGTgagatatagaggatattacatggccgcgcagaGATACGAAAtctctcttcgagtgttgaaaaatatttcacgagtgagtgcagcgaacgagtaaaatattttttcaacacgagaagagaaagttcgtatctccaagcagcCATGTACGGGCATGTAATGTTCTAGTTATTACATAAACACTAACGAAATAcaaaaccatttcactttaatagttttttggtgtgaaaggcgcgatttattatgaagccatagcaacgatgatattttcacatgtgaagataacatgttattttcacatgtgaagataggaaatttatttctgaaataaatggttttatgcttaatgtgactgattaaTGTGTTATTTCTCCAGTTACTGGGGAGGGGGCGTTCCTGCCATCCGGGACATTatatattgtgtttttaagacatgaaagcgaggcacaaggcctctcTGCTCACTGCAACAAGAAAGTAGGAAAACATTTTTAGACGGTGGGCAGGTTTGGATGCAGGATGCTGGTGATTTATCAGTCTCCTTTGATCTTCTTGGGTTTTATCTACCGAGCATCACCTCTTCTTTGAGATAAGTACTAAATTATTGCCAGATGGCTTACCGCTTACTCTCGGTGCTGTATTGATGTGCACAGATCTGATATGATGTGCGTGCACACGATCGTCTTGTTGATTGCAAGAATTGATACACGTTACGGTCGTTTATGCTAATATAAAATCGAATTCTTCGTTCAATCGGCCAGTTAAATGTTGGCAGTTACACTGGCGTGTATGCTATTCCGTTCTTTGTTCATACTTCGTGGTACCTCGAGTTCATACTTCAGCTAGTTGTATCGCTGGTGTCAACTAGCGCAAAATATCACTCGATCGATATTcaatttgaaatatttgtttttaccAGCCCAGTAATGGATCCCTTTATTCATAATCTTAGCTGTGTTATGATATGTAAAggcaatttattttattgatattCTGAAGTTACAATTTTTTCACGTTTGAGCCTTTTTGACCTTTGGACTCAGCTTACTTGTAACCTTTaattattatcaaaaaaaaaaaaaagagagaaaaagataCATTATCCAACCCTACCGGCTAAAACTTTATGTTCCATTCCCTCAACGCATTTGCAAGGTTTTAGAAATTACATAGCAACCATTCTTAAAAGTTATCTGGGAGGTATGAGCATAATTTTATTAGGGTTATTGTGTGCTGGTCAATGTCATGTTACGTGTTGTATCGTCAtgttctgttgttttcctttactCACTGTTGGCGACATTCTGTTGCCAGTGTTTTTCATTGTGAGGATTTGTTCCTCCACGGGAGTAGTtatttcacgggtgttaactgttggAGCCACCCTATTTTCTATGGTGCTAAATATTCAAGCCAACATATTAGTAGCTTtctcacgggtgttaactgtttgaGCCACCCAATTTTTTACGGTGCtaactgttcaagccaccatgttgttagctttttcacgggtgttaacgGTTTGAGCCACCCTATTGTCTATGGTGCTATGTTCAAGCCACCATTatttttagttctgtcatgggtgttaactgttttagccaccctattTTCTACGGTGCtaactgttcaagccaccatgttcttagctttttcacgggtgttaactgtgtTAGCCACCCTGTTAAGAACGGTGCtaactgttcaagccaccatgttTTTACTTGTTGTGTGAGCATCAGCCACCCCCTTTTGATGGTGCTAACTAGTAGAGCCTCTGTGATATTCCTTCCCTCAGGGGTGATCAATGTTTGGGGCACTGCAATACTATTTATTTTGTTGCAGGTTTAGAAAAATTATAAGGTCCTCCTcataaattattctattttgaAGCTTCATCTTCAGATTTTTAGTGAAGCTGTGTCCTCATATTTTACATTGAGGCTTCATCCTCCTATTTTATTTTGGGGCTTTGTcttcataatttattttgaggctttgtcctcatagGTTATTTTGAAACTTTGTCCTTGGATTTTAGCTTAAGGCCTCCTCCGCATCATTGTTATGTAATATTATTGAGGCTATGTTCCTCAGTTTGAGGCTTTGGTCCTCGTTGTGGTAGACACATGTTGCTCTTGTTTGTACTGCATATGTGATTTGTTTGCAGGATATGTACACGTGTGATTCATTTCCATTTGTATTTGTGTCTAGGGAAACTGAGGCAAATATTATTTGGTTTGAATTTAccattctcattttttgcctttgttgccaactttttattctttaattGTGTAATCCACTATTTTGGTTTAGAAGTACATGCAGCTAGATTAATTTTATCTCTGGTTTTTGTTGGCTCCCAAGTTTTGATTTGTGTGGACATTATAGTCCTATGTTGGTTGTGAGGGGACAAAAGGCTTACGCTTCCCTCACCACCTCACATCATTACTTTAACTTTGTGGTCCTTTTGAGGAATTTACTGTTAATTCAGTTTGTTTTGGAGATCCTAATGGATTGACTGATGGTTTATGCAATGTTTATTAATGGTAGCACATTCTAGCCTGTTTACagaagttgtttttattgttttcattttattgcagGTGCTAAGGTATATGCAGGCAGTTCCCTTTCACGGACGCGTTTTCAATGAAGCGAATCTTGGGCAGAGTTCTCTCTTGAGAGAGTCAACACACGTAACTTTGCATTCTCTGTAGCTCATCAATTCAATTCAACATACATGTAGTGGTACATGTTCTGCTGATCAGTTATCCAGGAGTTGCATCTAATAGTGCGTGGCTACGCAAGACCAGCTGCTGCTTCCCTCAGTATATGGCATCTACAGCTAATTAGGCAGCACAGGCAACCTTGGCTTAATGCTGGATACTGATACACTGCAGTTGGGTATGAACTGTTTGGTTTCTGTTACCTTGCTTGTCCTCTCTGAGCTGCATCACATAATTCCTGCGCAAGAGTGTAGTATGCCATATGGTACTTGCGTTTACACAACGAAGACAGATGGACAGTGACATGGTCATATATAGAATTCTTACTGCATGAGTCAGGGCCATCCGGCCCATTTTATTACATAAAGTTATTCACGTAATTCAGGATGATTTCAAGATGattgtgtgagcaggggccatacagccatctcgcAGATTTTCAATTTTACTAGTTATTTCAGTATTGTTATTAGTCTAgttcagggtgactgtgtgtgcaggggccatacagccatctcacagatttcattttaatcattaCTGTACATCAGGGAGCTACATATTTTAGG encodes:
- the LOC140926480 gene encoding uncharacterized protein, yielding MADPENQGTNPEKAPEKQSSGGGGQIGFTMEYVTSIPGIIKIVEFFLLMIAFALAADFKGSSSWGRMDFFLFVTVTSWLLVIAIFVLFAFNVISVINVNIDWNLPVIIFSAVVAVLLLISSSLIADDARELNDIGRYIGHSVDKLSAAAAFGFFSMVAFIIDAGIHFMKMQGRM